GATCTGCCCACCTTGAGCTGTGGCACAGCGTATGCACTTACCCTATCGCGATATTTGTGTGATGCGATTAAGGAGGACTTCATGCGCTACTTTTCGATTCGAAACGGTCTTTTGGTTGTCGGGCTGCAACTTTCCATGCTGGGATGCGTAGGTATTCCCGACGAAGCCCCTCAGGAGTTCCACACGGCCGAAGCAGCCCTGGAACGCGCTGATCAGCGCGATGTCGATGACTATCTGCCCAACACGCTCGACAAAGCCGAAACTCAATTGGAAGCCGCTACTGATCTTTGGAAGAAGAGCCGAGACAGGGACGTGAAGAAAGACGAACGCTCCCAGTTGGAAAAGCAGGCGACCGAGCAGGCCGCTCAAGTCACAGCGATGGCCGAGCAAGCCATCCAGTTGGGTGATCAGGTAAAGGCCTGGGACAACAACATTCAGAGCTATACGCAAATGGTTCAGGAACGCCAGGATGCGATGGCTCAGTTGAAGCAACTTCAGGATCAAAACCGTGAGCTTGCCGTTGCTGGCGCTGCCGCTCAAAACCGCGAACAACCCCAGCAGGTTGCAGCGAATACCCCTGACATCTCCCTGCGTGGACCCGTCGCTTACTTCAGCGCGGGCTCGACGGATGTCGATCCACGTTATGCAGACAACATCAATAGTCTTGCCAAGACACTGACGCAGGATCCCAACACCAAGGTGACCCTTGCAGGTTTCGCGGATCCTCGTGGTGACAAGGAACTCAATGACCGTCTCGCTCGTGAACGCGCCGAATCCGTGGCGGCCATTCTCCGCGATCGCGGCGTGAGCGCCGATCAAATCGTGGTTCAAGCCTGGCCCGGAACCAGTGGCAAGCATATGAAAGGCAAGCGCAGCCAGGCCCAACTGCAGCTTGATCGTCGCGTGGAAGCTTATATTTCCACCGCTTCGAACACTCAGCAAGGCCAACCGCAACAACGCTAAGAGCTACTTGTGACGACCAAAAAAAAGGGAGCCTCGTCGGCTCCTTTTTTTCATTCAGACGCTGCGATTTTCCACTTCCTCAAGTCCCACCTTCATCCTGAGCCCCATTCCCCGCATCCTTTCCGCCTGCTGACGAATCGCATGCACGGCATGGGCATCACGCCTTGCTTCCTTGGCTGTATGTTCCATCTGGGCAGCGACCTCGGAAACCTGCGGGTAGCCATAAGTGGCCGCGGCCCCTTTGATTTGATGCATGGCCACGCTCAGCTGTTCCCAATCCATGGCGTTGATCAGGTTCTGCATGGTTTCGATGCGCTGCTGGAAGCTGTTCACGAATTCTATGATGATGGGCCGGTACATGGGCTTGTCGTGATACTTCGACTGAAGATAAGGCGAGCTGTCCTGGACCTCTTCCCGTGAAGACGGGGCGGGAGAAGGCTCGGCGGGGGCGCTTGATTTTCCATCGGCCCGGGTGTGGTGCAGGATGGTTTGGATCAGCGTTTCAATCTGGATCGGCTTTGCGATGTAGTCGGTGATGCCCGCCTTCGCGCCCTTGGGGCGTTCCATCGAAAGCGTGTGGGCCGTCACGGCGATGATGGGCCGTGTGAAGCCACGCTGCCTCAGCCTTTCGGTGACCTCGTAGCCATCCATTTCCGGAATCTGAATATCCATAAGGACAAGATCAATGCCTTCATCGTGGAGCGCGCGCTCCAAGGCCGAAGGTCCGTCCGCTATGATGACGAAGTCGGCACCGGCCATTTTCAGGAAATGACGGAAGATGCGTTGATTATCAGCACCGTCTTCCACCACCATAATGGAAAGCCCGGCGAGTTTACCTTGAATGGAATTGGGTTTCACGGGAACGTCCACCTTGGATTGGAAAGCGGATGGAGTCACGGACAAACAGGGTGTTGTCTGAAATCTCCAGCGGCCGGATGAGATTCGCACCAAAGGTCGCCCCGGATCGGGAGGAAAGGCCCGGGTCCGGGTCGCCTGGACAATGACGCGTTAGCGGAAGCTGTCGATCTGCAGATCGTAGCGTTCCAGGAGGCGGTAAATATCCGCCCGGTAGCGGCCGGCGCGCTTCGATGTCTCCGAGATGTTGCCGTGCGTTTCGCTCAGCTGGGTTTCGAGATAGATCTTCTCGAAGACCTGCTTGGCTTCCGTCAAAGGCAGTTTGAAC
This genomic interval from Oligoflexus sp. contains the following:
- a CDS encoding OmpA family protein, producing the protein MRYFSIRNGLLVVGLQLSMLGCVGIPDEAPQEFHTAEAALERADQRDVDDYLPNTLDKAETQLEAATDLWKKSRDRDVKKDERSQLEKQATEQAAQVTAMAEQAIQLGDQVKAWDNNIQSYTQMVQERQDAMAQLKQLQDQNRELAVAGAAAQNREQPQQVAANTPDISLRGPVAYFSAGSTDVDPRYADNINSLAKTLTQDPNTKVTLAGFADPRGDKELNDRLARERAESVAAILRDRGVSADQIVVQAWPGTSGKHMKGKRSQAQLQLDRRVEAYISTASNTQQGQPQQR
- a CDS encoding Hpt domain-containing response regulator, which gives rise to MKPNSIQGKLAGLSIMVVEDGADNQRIFRHFLKMAGADFVIIADGPSALERALHDEGIDLVLMDIQIPEMDGYEVTERLRQRGFTRPIIAVTAHTLSMERPKGAKAGITDYIAKPIQIETLIQTILHHTRADGKSSAPAEPSPAPSSREEVQDSSPYLQSKYHDKPMYRPIIIEFVNSFQQRIETMQNLINAMDWEQLSVAMHQIKGAAATYGYPQVSEVAAQMEHTAKEARRDAHAVHAIRQQAERMRGMGLRMKVGLEEVENRSV